The sequence TACCTGGCTGCCCCTAGAattatcctggttcataggtcaatgctcaacccctgagccactctggctgggctagAGTCATCTTTTAAATGCTCTGTGTTGCTTTATGTGTCCTGAATTCACATGACAGCTCCCCGAGGAGACACAGCCCCAGgcaccaggggctggggaggggtgtccccacAGCCATGCCCAGTGCTCAGGGCCGGGTCCCCACAGTGACACACAGTGGCCCTGTGGCtgcccctggagccctccctccccctcggtGATGCCCACAGCGGGACACACGACCACAACCACATGTGCTCTTCACACTTTAATGAGAGGCAGTGCCCACCACCCACTCCCTGGGCTGAGGAGGTTTGGCTGGGGGgctcagggcagggggcaggggaggtggaaaGGGCAGACACTGGGCAGGAAGCAGTGGTCGGGGACATGAGGGGGTTGGGTGGCAGCCCGAGGGATGGGCTCAGGGCTTCTTGGGGACGTACTGGTGGATCCAGCTCAGGTAGGAGGTGACGCGGGTGTAGATGCCGGGCCTGTTGGGCTTGGCACAGCCGTCACCCCAGCTGACCACACCCGCCTGCATCCAGGTGCCATTGACCTTGCAGACCAGCGGCCCTCCAGAGTCgccctggggaggagaggggtcagcAAGTGGCTGGagaggctgaggggtggggcctTGGGGGAGGACACGGGCGCACCTGGCAGGCATCACTCGAGTTGTCCCCGGCACAGATCATGTCGTTCTTGACAATCCGGACGTTGTTTCCCGTGAACAGGCCAGTGTGGTATTCCGCGTCACATCTGCTGTTTTCCACGATGGGGACCTTCACCTCCTTCAGGGGGAATGGCGGTGGGAGGGACACTgtggggtgagaggaggaggacaaagcaggctgggctgggcggagCAGCCCACATGCTATGGGATGGCGCAGGGGCGGGGGATGGCAGCAGGGGGTTGCCGCTGCCTCCTTGGTgccaggcctgagcccaggcACATGCAGGGCTGCTGCCTTCTCCCCCAAGGTGGGGCCTCGTCCTTGAGCTCACTCACGCCCCTTTGGGGAATGGAAGGGGTGAGAGCCAGGCCCGGGTTCCTCCCAGATCTGCCtgcaggccagcctggcccaggaCTCAGTTTTCGGGGCTGGATGCACTGGGTGTTGTGTCTGCAAGGGCGCCTGGGCGATGACACAATCAGGCCCCTTGTGGGAGGCCCAGAGGACGTGCCTCACGCAGGGCACCTGCTCATGCTCAGTGTCCCTAAGGCTTTGCTCTGGATTGTGGGTcaagggtaaggtgaccagattttaacattggtaaagcgggacaccattgacccgggggggggggggggggagtgtggtttattttttaaatatattttattgattttttacaagaggaagggagagggatagagagttagaaacatcgatgagagagaaacatcgatcagctgcctcctgcacactccctactggggatgtgcccataaccaagatacatgcccttgaccagaatctaacctgggacccttgagtctgcaggccgaagctctatccactgagccaaaccgctttcggtcggggggggggggggggtgcgggggggaggttcttgattaaaaatttggtctatattgtaatcgcttttgttttttttaataaaaggaaattcacttcttagatcatagttgaatttgcatcctctcttcttactcattatgttaaaaatctaaaaaatataatttaaacttatattataaattattatatacatattgcttaaaacacagtaagtagttacataattacatgaacatattttattgttagtttataaattaaattaatttgattgttataaagtaactatattttaaaaattattttaatcctatatttctttctaaataataacaatactaacttgtattatttttcctctgaatttgccataacgtaagtcgtaagtgtcactttcaaggctggtgctagactttttgccgccactataaaatataaataatatgagtactgtctgctaaattcaagaaaatttatgtatttatgaaataaataaataaattacttacctaaattatctgaatagctgatttgtaatgacatcacttgtttaactagctcactagcacgcagtacgatgtgtatcgtctgagagacagttacaaaatgttttcgtcgttgccaatcccaaaaaatgccattgttcattaagtccaaacaatggtggtcgaattctaacaactgctcaacaatgcgaactttgataagcagttctcgataatcagttctcaacaattatttgttattattaaagtttaacattataaaattaacaaaaataatataaaactcacatcctggctaaatagccacatggccgccgaaaaccatatattcccttcccgttctcccgccgttccctagctggtcgtgcattctttccaaaaatcgggacttttttaaaacgccgcggacgcgggacaaattgttaaaaatcgggactgtcccgccaaaagcaggacgtctggtcaccttagacaAGGGGGACAAGACGATGGTGCTGGAGGGTCAGACCAGCTCATCcagctgcccctggccctgcttcGGGCTCCTTGTCGGGGCACAGGGAGAAGAGCAGGCCAGCCTGTGGAAGCGGGCACTATTTCCTTTCCCTTATTAATAATGACaccttatgtgtgtgttttctctccttcctaTATCCCGTCCATGAAATACCAGCTGTGATGATGCCTTTTCGTgccaggggaaactgaggcacggagacgCTAAGTGACTTCCTTGCACAGGCACCATGTCCCTGCTCTTGGTACACCCTGCCCCTGTCAGCACTCCCCGGCCGGGCTCACCAAACTCCCACTCCCTGAGCTGGCCCATCAGGACCATCCTCAATAGGGAACCCCAGATCTGGGTCATGGGTGTGACTGgttccctccccttcttcccccacctAAGCCCTCCAACTGTGGCTGACTCTCACCTTTCTTGTGCACAtcaccccagcctgtcacccaGCACGGGGTCCCCGGAGGGAAGGGCTCCAAGGCAGGGGGCAGAGCGACCACCTTGACTTGGCTAGAGATGTTCACACGATTCTTGAGCTCCAGCAGGGCGATGTCAAACCCCCCTTCAGCAACATAGTATTTGGGGTGCATGATGACCCGTTTGATGGGCAGTAGCTGGTCCCGGTAATAGAGGTGCTGCTCCCGCAGCTGCACCATCAGGTCTGCGGGGTCTGTGATgtccctggagggagaggcacCTACTCAGGGGACTGAACAACCTCCTGTCCACCCAGGAGGGAGTGCGGATGCAGTcccgggcccagcccccacccatcaGGCCCCACGGACACTCACGGTCCCACACAGTGCGCAGCGGTCAGCACCCAGTAGCGGTGGATGAGGGAGCCCCCGCAGATGTGTTTCCAGTATCGGTCTTTGACTCTCAGGCTCACCTGCCAGGGCCAGTTGCCTACAGgggcctcctgcccccccacgATGCCCACTCTCTCCAGGTCCTGGTtcggggctggggcaggaaacACCCTCAGGGCAGGACAGGACACAGCCCGGCCCCCGTGCCCACACAAACCTGGGCTTCTGTGAGCCCACCACCCGTTGTGGagcctgaggggggaggggcagggacagggacagggctgAGCAGGGTCAGGACTCACCAGGGGCCGCGTGGCCCAGGCTCAGCAGCAGGGGCAGTGCCAGCACCAGCAGACTCAGCATCTGGAAGGAGCCAGGAGGGGCTGCTTGACCCAGAGGGGCTGAGCCCGGCGGGGGTCTGCAGGGTGTGGGTGCAGATGGAGTCGAGGACCCCGGGATGAGGGGTCAATTCAGAGACCTGGAGTCTGAGGTCCTGCTGCTCCAGATGTGAGGCTCAGCTCTCAGTGCACTAACCCCAGATGGTGGGGTCTGGTGGGGGTGCTTACCTTGACCGGTCCCCGCTGCTATTGCCCCagcccactctcccctccccatttaTCCTtccagaaggggtgagggttggggggtGGTCAGAGGAGGGGTTGCTCGATCCTCCAATCCAGGGTGGAGGAAGTAGATGATTCAGagccagggccctgctcccccacccagGATTCATTGGGTATCCGTCAACGCCCATGTCCGGGTGTTATCTGAGCAGTTGTGCTGATCACAAAGGTACCTTGTTATCTTGGGATCTGAGTATCATCAGTGAGGGACAGGCAGATGGAAGTGACAGTTAGATAACCAGCAGCTAGTGTCAGTTCCCCTTGGACactccccagccaggccccactCCCCCTGGCCTCCGACCTCCACAACCAGGGCTGACCACTATCCCTGCCTGTTCATCCACCCAGCTCCTCAGTCCCCTGGGCTTGCTGGTTACCAGAGcctccagcccacctcccccaccacccagagttCTGATCCTTTTGCATCACCCACTGCCATCCGGATGGCCCCTCCTGTGGCCTTAGGGgagcctcggcctgccccctACCCTGACCAGACACCGGCCTGGCTCTGGGACCCACCTGTCCCTGGCTGGCTCCTGCAGCATCTGTCCCAGGTGACCAAGTGCTTGGTCCCGTTCCTCTCCAGATGTTGGGTCAGCTCTTTGCCCTGTGACCTCAGTTCTTTGACAGGGTCCAGAAATGTCTGGATTTGCAGTTTGTGAGTGATGTTCTTCCCAGCTGTCTACACCCTGAGCTGACCCAGGCCTTGGGTATGATGTGAGGTCGGGCCCCGGCTCTGATTTTTCCGAAGAAGTATAGGTCATTCCTGGAATGCAAAGTTGGTTTAACATGTGAAAATCAATCCACGTAATTCATCATATTGACAAACTATAAAAGAACAGCTATTGTCTTATGCTTAAAGGCAGAAATTTTTTTTACACAATTCAACACCCATTTCAATTCACCAGAAATTCTCAGCAAATTAATCAAGACAGTGTGCTCTAGTTATTTCTGTTGAATTGAAATGGGTGTTGAATTGTGTAAAAGTTTTTTTCTGCCACTAAGCATAGACAATAGCTACTCTTTTATAGTTTGCTAATATGATGAATTACGTGGATTGATTTTCACAGGGGACGGTTAGGAAGGGCTGCCCCAGGTGATGTGTCTGTCTGATCTGTGGTGGAGACCATGGGACCTGGGGGCTGGTGAGGCAACACTCCGCACAGGGCTTGAGCTATCTCTGCCAGGCTCATTTGGCCCTGGAACTCTAggtctgtatttcttttttagaaatatactTTTAACTTTTAGAACAGGTTTATATTTATACCCTGCACCCAATTAcctctattattaacatcttataaTAGAATGatttatttgttataattaactagaggcccagtgcaggaaattcgtgcatgggggaggggtgttgctcagcccaatctgcatcctctcacaatccacgaatgctgtctcctaaccactcacctgcctgcctgcctgatcgcccctaacccctctgcctgcctgcctgatcagccctaaccattctgcctgcgtgcctgatcacccctaactgcttctgcctgcctgcctgatcgcccctaactgctggcctgcctgcctgatcacccctaactgcctctgcctcggccccagctGCTGCAGCTTCTTCCGGAAGGACGTCAGGAATGACacccagaaggttgttcagctgtctggtctaattagcatattatgcttttattattatagatgacccAATATGATACACTATACTAACTATAATCCCTAGTTTATTCAGATGCCCTTACTTTTCCCCCAGTGGCCTCTTTCTGTCCCAGGATTCCATCCAGGCTCCACATGACATTTAATCGTCTTGTCTCCTTAGGGTCCTCTGGGCTGTGACAGCTTCTCAGACACCTGGCTCATCTTGAACATTTGCTGCCTcagtcctagaatcagccatttctccaaagcCCCCGGCTCCTTGTTTTGGACATGCTGTTAGAAACCCGGGTCTGGGCCCTGGTGTGCTGGTTGCTCTGGGGCGTCCTTGCATCTAGGCCTTCAGCTGAGAGAACAAGGAAATGTGTGTGCACTGACTGGTGCATAGACATATATGAATAAACATCTTCTTATGTATCTTTGTTAAGCTAATCAAGACTTCAAACTTGTGTCTCCAGTTCTAGCCCATCACCACAGGGATCACAGTCACCTCCTCCATGCTTGCCCCAacctcccaccccaatagggaGGACCCAGCTCCCAACACCCTCCACCCAGTCACCTCACTGCTCACTGCCAGCGTAGCAGTACCGGAGCGTCACCCTGCACCCCTGTGGGAATTAACTTTGTCAACCAGAGCACCGTGCTGCGTGCAGTCCCTGTGCTTTTAGTCTTACAGTCGCCACTCGTTCCCAAGTGGCTCAGGTCAGCCACACGCCCTCCAGTGGGCTTGTTTCATGCATTTGTAATACAGGTGGATGCCCTGTCACCTTCTGCATCTGTGTTTCCTGTTATTGCCAGGTGGTATCCCATCGCAGGAACGTACAGTGTGCTTCTCCTTTCAGCTGTTGATGAACTTCTGCTTGCTTCCTGTCTGGGCTGCTGCAGATAAAGGTGCGGGCACATGACTGTTGACGTGTTTCTGGGGAggtctctctccgtctctccttGAGTACGTCCTTGCACAAGCTTATTCCCGGCCCCGCTACTTTCCAACTCCAGGCACCTCTCTGGTGGCCAAGCTCCTCTCAGGGGCAAATGGTACTCAGATCCAAGAGGCTGCTGATTGCTCTGGGACCGAGCCAgagaatgtgtgtatgtgcacatgtgtactCACCACATGCATGctcatgcacacacgtgcacatgcgTTTGGCAGGCACGAGCGCACATACATGCGCAAACATGTATATGCCCCCACACCTTTATAGTTCTATATCTATATTGAAATGCGAGCCTTCCCCAATCCCAAACCAGTTTATTCCAGCTGTTTCGTATTGGCCTGCCTTCTCCGGCATGTGAGACCTGGTTTCTGTCCTTAATGCATCATCTTTTTTGGTCAATTCCCCCCAATGGACTCGGACCCCACTTGGGCCAGCGCAGCCCCCAGCACCAACCCAACCAGAGGCCTacctgccctgccccacaccaggctTTGGCTGCTCCAttcaggaggaaagggagggagagggaggagagtgggcagAACCGGAAACATTCCAGCCATTGCGGAGGGTAGGCAGGGGGGCGCACATTGTGTAGTGGCGACCTCCTAGTCTGCAGTTTCCTGATGAGTTGGCAAGATGAGCCTTTTGTCATGTGCCTCTGGGTCATTTGAACAGCTTCTGTGATAAATGATTGGCACAAGCCTGTGCCCCTTTTTAATGGGGTTGGATATCTTCTTAGTGAGCTGTAagagttccttttctttttcttctctccctccatcactccctcccttccatcagAAATTTGGGTACAAGTCCTTTGCCAGATACATGCATTACTAACTTTGTCTCCCAAAGtggattgtatttttattatcttaacaATGTTACTCAAAGGGtaagttttaaatttaatgaagtcccatttatcaattttttctctttggagtcccctctgccttcctccaggTTGTGATGATTTTCTGGTATGGCTTCTCCTAGATCAGCGGTTCTCAACGTGCgtgtcgcgacccctttgggagTCGAATGACCCTCTCACAGGGGTCCCCTAAGACcaacagaaaacacagatatttacattacgagtcataacagtagcaaaattacagttatgaagtagcaacgaaagtaattttatggttgggtgttGGAAgacgcccattgtcttcactagcagagaggtgtgaaCAAGGAACCCagatggctggtcaaccttgaagctctgaaaggtcagagccaaccacccactgtctagttgagacaatggtagctgaagcaacttccaccttttagtcttaagtaaatccttgctgatgggctaccATGGAGCTATtcctggaattgcctgcctaagggctacggGTGggtcccaaacctgaataaaagggatcacaaggccagagcaaagcggagtccttcctcttgagctgggctccc is a genomic window of Eptesicus fuscus isolate TK198812 chromosome 4, DD_ASM_mEF_20220401, whole genome shotgun sequence containing:
- the LOC103304644 gene encoding tryptase beta-2-like produces the protein MLSLLVLALPLLLSLGHAAPAPNQDLERVGIVGGQEAPVGNWPWQVSLRVKDRYWKHICGGSLIHRYWVLTAAHCVGPDITDPADLMVQLREQHLYYRDQLLPIKRVIMHPKYYVAEGGFDIALLELKNRVNISSQVKVVALPPALEPFPPGTPCWVTGWGDVHKKVSLPPPFPLKEVKVPIVENSRCDAEYHTGLFTGNNVRIVKNDMICAGDNSSDACQGDSGGPLVCKVNGTWMQAGVVSWGDGCAKPNRPGIYTRVTSYLSWIHQYVPKKP